AATTTCGCCGATCGTTGCGCCGTTATGCATGATGGGCTGCGCAACCGGTACGGGGAAAAGCCAGCGGCTGACCAGTGCGCCCAGCGTGTCGTTGTTGTCCTCCGGGTTCCAGGACCAGTAGGCAAACCGCTTTTTATGCGCGTTAATAACCTCGGCCACGGCAAACTGCCCCTGTTTGCCCAGCGCAGCCAGCGTTTCGTTGGCCGCCAGCGAGTCGTTGAACACCAGCGAGGCTTCCAGGCTGTGGCTCATTGTTGCGCCGGTTAATTCGAGATTCTTTTGCGCGTATTGTTTTAACGTCACGACGGAAGCAAAACAGAGCAGCAGCCATATTAGCGTCATCGTGATGATGACGCTTATCATGCTGTTTCGCCTCAACGTTCTTTTAAACGTCGGACGTGGCGTTGAAGTGAAATCTTTATCCATGCTGCTTATTCCGTGCAAGCATTAATACATCCGGATTGACTCTTACGCCACTGCGCGTCAATGCATCCAGATTGACGGCGAACCGTACCTGGCCGCGATCGATTATCAGGCAAAAGGCACTGCCAATTACACATTCCGGATTTTGCTCTGAGATTAATAGCAACGCTCTGCCCTGATATTGACTTATTAATTCAAGTTGTTTTGCCGGTGATTCAGACCCGAAATAGATCGCATCGCACGTCGCGGCCAGGGCTTCCTGATCGTTACGTACAATAACGGGAGTATAAGGTAACTCGCTATGCCCCTCATCGCCGCTGAGGGCGTGCGTATAGTGCGAAGTGGCGTAGACGCAGAGTTTAGGCTGACCGGAAAGTGACGGCCATCGCGTATAGCTCACGATGCCTGAGACAATCGAGCGTACCGATTTATCCGTTTCCGTAAGCGTGCCTGCCGCCGCAGGGCCCACCATAAGGAACAGCATTATCACCAGAGTGAGTCGGAAAAAAGAGATCAAGAATAAATTTCTCACCAGAATCCGCCACATCGCTCTGGAAATAGATGTCCTTAAGAGTTGCGGGCAGAATACCATTGTTTATCAGGGCCGTCATTATGTCAGAAATAGCATGAGGCCGACCTAAGCTAAATCCTACAGTTGTTTATTTTCCGGTGGATAAAAATAGATTAATT
This region of Enterobacter asburiae genomic DNA includes:
- a CDS encoding YfiR family protein, with the translated sequence MRNLFLISFFRLTLVIMLFLMVGPAAAGTLTETDKSVRSIVSGIVSYTRWPSLSGQPKLCVYATSHYTHALSGDEGHSELPYTPVIVRNDQEALAATCDAIYFGSESPAKQLELISQYQGRALLLISEQNPECVIGSAFCLIIDRGQVRFAVNLDALTRSGVRVNPDVLMLARNKQHG